In the Pedobacter cryoconitis genome, TAAACCATGCGGCGTTGCTTTACCGCCAGTTGACCAATGTGATCTTTGACAATTTGCTTTACAGCACCGCCCACACCGTTCTGAATATATCCTTCTTCTAATGAAGGAGATAAGCGTTCATCTTGTACATCCTGAATAGTGTACAATTCGTTAGGACTGATCAGCCTTTTTCCGTATAGCTTTCTTAAAAAGCAAGTAATAATATAACTATGGAAGTCACTGACCTTTTCCAAAGACGATTTGTTCTCCCATAAATACAGGAATATATCGTTAATAGAATCTTTTACCACATCTGCTGAAAAGTATCTTTTATACCCTATATAACTAAGATAATGGTGATAATAAGAATATATAGTATAAAAATCATCTTTATCTTTTGATGCGATAAAAGATTTCCAGTTATATTTTAAGTCATGTTCCTTTAATCCTGCCATAGTATTAAACAATTGAATCTATTAATATATTTTATAAAGTAAAGCAATTCAAATTAACACATTGTTAATTAAACAACTTATTGTCATTAACGATTTACGGGATAATTATTTTTTTCATAAACACCCGGAAAATACGTATTAACTGTAATTACTAAGAGATTCCTTAAAATTAAATTATAAAATTTTAAATCTATTTATTATTACACCAAACAGCGATTGCCTTAGGTGAATGGCACAGGATTATTTTTTGCAGAAAATTGAATAGGAGTTGCTGTCTACAGCAACTCCTCAAGGCTATAAGCATTTCCTGCAGCTACAGACAAACTGATCGTTTTATCTCTATATTTAATTTTACAGTCCCCCGTTTTTTTGGCTTTTAGCTGTGCCGAGATGAGTTTACCATTTTCCCATTGCATATCAATACGATACCCACCTCTGGCAATCAAGCCCTTAACCTGGCCCATTTTCCATTCTACAGGAACAGCTGGCAAAAGTTCAATATACCCCTGGTGACTTTGCAATAGCATTTCTGCAATTCCCGCTCCCCCACCAAAGTTTCCATCAATCTGGAATGGCGGATGTGCACAGAACAGGTTTGCATAAGTACCACCACCATTCATCTTCACTTCTGCCCCATTACCGACAAAACGCAATAACTTCTTTAATGCATCATAAGCCCGCTCGCCATTTTGCATTCTTGCCCATAAATTGATTCTCCAGGTGATTGCCCATCCAGTCCCCTCATTGGTACGGATAGTCAAAGATTTCCTGACTGCATCAGACAACTCCGGATTTGCCGAGGAGGTAATAGAATACCCAGGATAAGCCCCGAAAAGATGTGATACATGCCTGTGGTGAGGGTCCTCATCCTTCCAATCATAATACCACTCCTGTAAATTCCCCGCTTTACCGATCTGATAAGGCAGCATCTTCTTTAAAGCAGTCTTAACCTGATTACGCACATCAGGATCTGCATTTAATAATTCACTTGCTTTCACATAATCATTGAATAACTCTCTGATAATAGCCAGATCGGCCGTACCACCATATAACAATGCGCCAACATATCCGGATGGCGTGATATAATTATTTTCTGGCGAAGTAGACGGCGCTGTCAACAGGTGCCCTTTTTTATCTGCGACTAAAAAGTCCAGACAAAATTGCACCGCACCTTTCATCAGCGGATAAGCTTGCTCTTTTAAGTAAGCTGCATCTTGTGTAAAAGCATAATGCTCCCAGAGATGCGTAGCCATCCAGTTACCGCCCATTGGCCAGTTTGCCCAGGCCGGAGAACCTTTCCCAAAATCGCCAACCGGATTAGTCATCGCCCAGATATCACTATTATGGTGTAAAACCCAACCACCGGCCCCGTAATAATTCCTGGCGGTCACCACTCCATTTTTAGCCAGACGGCCAATAAAATCAAGCAAAGGCTGATGCAGCTCTGGCAAGTTTGCAGTTTCTACCCCCCAATAATTCATTTCTGCATTGATATTAGTTGTATAATTACTACTCCATGGCGGTTGAACTTTCTCGTTCCAGATTCCCTGTAAATTAGCAGGTAGTCCACCTGGCCTTGATGAACTTATCAATAGATATCTGCTATATTGATAATATAAAGCAACCAGTGCGTTATCATTTTTACCAGCAGCAAATGCATTTAACCGATCTGTAGTATTGAACTCCGCACGGTCTTCATCACCCAAAGTAAGTTGTACACGGTCATAATATTTTCTAAAATCCTGGGTATGCTTTTTTAACAGTTTAGCATAAGGAGCTGCTTTTTGTAAGTAACCCGCAGCTATCTTCAACTCATTTTTCCCATGGGTACCCGGATTGACATCAAATCCATTATAACTCGTTGCCATAGAAAGTACAATAACCGCCTCACGCGCCCCCGAAATATGCAGGGTACTATCTTTCGCATTAAATTTACCGTCTGTTTTGAGCACTTTAACTTGCGCTGTAAAGCGCATTGCATTCACATCGTCCCAGATCACCTCATTCTTATAATAACTTGGAGAAGCATGTATAGGTGAATGCCCGTTCATTGACAGGACTTTCCCATTTGAAGATACTTTATGGTGTAACAGACTGTTTAAACGACAGGTGAAATCAAGTTTATCTTTTCCGCTTGCTGTAAACCTGACTACAACCAGCTGAGCTGGATGAGAAATAAATGTTTCTCTGGTATAAGCTGTTCCATTGAGCGTATAGCTCACTTTACTCATTGCATTTTGTATATCAAGCTCTCTTTTATACTGCGTGGGCTGTCCTTGCTGTTTAAAATCAAAAAACAAATTTCCAAGTGGCGCATAAGATTCTGAGAATTTACCCTGCATAAAATGCACCAGTGAATCTGCTTTTTTATAGTTCTCGGAGAATAAAGCTTCTCTTACAGGCTTAAGATAAGTCTTTGCCTGAGGATTCATATCCGGATTAACAGGGCCGCCTGCCCATAATGTGGCCTCATTTAAAGAAAATCGTTCTGATTGTACACCGCCGTAAACCATAACTCCTAACCTGCCGTTTCCTAATGGCAATGCTTCTTCAAACTGGGTGGCAGGTTTATTATAAATAAGTTTATGGTTATTTTGCTGTGCAGAGGTTTGAATTATAGTCAACAGAAGGCCGGCAAAAAAAAGGAAATTTTTCTTCATTTGATATATAGCTTTATTTGGTCACGATAAAATAATAAAATAATAGGACATTCAGGTTTTACTTTATTATCCAATGATTAAACTATATAGGCTATAAAAAAATTACAGCTAAACTGTTCCTTACCAGGTTTAGCATTTTAAATTCAAGCTTAAGTTTTATTGCTTTGAGTTAAAAACACATCTAGTGATATTAATTAAGCGATATACCCCTGAAAAGCTAGTTATGAATCAATTACAATTAAGATGAGCTGGATTAGAAAAGCCGGGCACGCTATCCGAATTTTACCATAGCCCTCAAAACCTATAAAATTAACTTGACCATTATATTTATACAGCTCAATCTAAAAAAATCAATTCGCCGGGTTCAGAAATTAATAAAGAGAAATATCATTTGATAATTATCTTTATTCGAAGCATTATAGGTGCTGAATACCTAACTAAAATACGACCAGCATTTTCTAAACTTATAGAATTCTTCAGGAAATTATCCAAAAGTTTTATTTTGCCTGGCGGCAGTCTGGTTATGGATGCGTTAATTTTACAGTATTCAATTTTCCAGAAAAACACGATTTATGTTAACAAAACAACATATATATGTAATAACACTACAAACTTGTTAATTTCCGACTATTAAATTAAAAATCTTAAGGCAGATTGCTTCTCCTTCGCTATTTTTAAATCAGCCTATTGTAAAGCAATTTAAATAAGTATAAATGAAGACAATCCTCAAAACGGCTGTCATTTCAACGTTAATCTTTTTCCTTTCTTCTGTTTCCCTATATGCTGCCCACAGTTTACAGGATAAAATACAGCTAGCTGTAAAATCTTCTCCTTCTGCTGCTGAAAAACAGGTTGAAAAGCTAATTAAGTCTTATATATGGTTAGCGAAGGAAGAAAACCTTAGCAATAACAGAGAAATATTATTAGCCGTAATTACAAAAAGCAATCTTCCAGATAAAAAAGCATTCCTATATGAAATAGAAGCTTTATATGCGAAAAGGCTTTTAAAGTTCGATAAGGCGAAACTTTACATCCTGAATGCGCTGGATGAAACTCCGCAAGAAAATCCACGGTTTATCAGGCTGCTGAGAATACTGGCTTTTATTGATACTGACCTGGAGAATTACATGCGGGCTATGGAAAGTTACCTCATTATAGAAAAACAATTACAAAGCCAGCAGGACACCAGTAAACTTATTCTGAATTACGCCAATATTGCAGACCTGTATATCAAAAGCAGTCTTTACCAAGAAGCTATTGAGGCGCTGGATACTGCACATCACTTGGCTGTCCAACAAGGAAGAGAACAGATTCAGCTTTTAGTTTATGAAAATAAAGCCACGGCATACTTCTATTTAAACAACCTGGACTCTTTAAACTATTATGCAGCAAAAGTAAGCCATATCAGGTTTGCGAATGCCAGCCATTTGCACCGCATGAAATATATGATCTTATTGTTAAAAAAAGATAAAAGATCAATTGATGAAATCAAGGCACTGGTAGATGATGCAAATGATTCTGAAAAACTATATACCTATCTTCATTTTGCAAGGGCTTATCTGCTATTTGATCAAACAGAGAAAGCCAGGGCAATAGCCTTTAAACTATTGTCTTCTGCCGATTTGAAGAACCTGGGTTATATGAGAGGTAAACTATTCAATATTGTAGGTGACGCCTATGCAAAAGAAAAGAAGTTTGCCTCAGCGGCACAATACTATAAAAAAGCAACTGACCAGGCTACAGCGAATACCGTAAAAACGATGAAAACCGGTAGTATTCTGAATTATTTGAAATATGATGAGATCAAAAAGAAATATGTGGTTGCTCAGGAAAACTTACAGGTAAGACAAAACTACTTTATGCTCTGTATGGTAGTAGCGGGTATGATTATATTAACTTTCATTTTCCTGTACCGATCACTGAAAATGAAGAAAAAATATGATGAATTGATGTTTAATAAATTAAACAATGAGATTTCATTTATCAATTCTCATGAGATACGCGGTTACCTGAGCAATATACTGGGTATCATTATGGTGATCAAAATGAGCGAAGACAAGAAAGAAACCTACCTGGAGTTTGAACAGGCACTTTTTGATTCTGCCGAAAATCTGGATAGCTCTATTCAGAATATTGCAAAAAAACTAAATGACAAAGCTGAATCCTGTTAGCAAGATTCAGCTTTGTCATTTGATTTTTTTCAGACTAAGACTTCCGATTCAGTTTCTTTTTCAATTGCAGCTTCTTTAAGTCTCAATTGTTCATTGAGCTCCTGAAACTGAATTCTGGCTGTTGGGTGTAAAGCCAGGATACCATTCACCTGATCTGCTCTTCCGTCTGCAATTCTCGCATTCAGCGCTATTACATCCTGCTCAGAGAAGCTGCCGTTTTCAAATTTGGCTGTCCAGTGCTGAATGAATTTAGCCACATCCTGAGTTTCCATTTCCCTGATGATCGGAGATAAACTTAACTTCAGCTGATCAGCTTCGTGCATTTCCTTTGTATAAAAAGGATTTAGTGCCTTAAACAGAGGGATACTATAATTTTGCACCTTTCTGATGACATGGACCAGGTAAGGGATCGCAAGTATAACAACCAATAAAATTGCTATTGTAGTCGCATTTAAGTTCATAGTTTTTATGCTGGGTCGAATTTTAACTCATCTTTAATTTCTTCTGGATATCGTTTACATATCCTTTGAATTTTTTATCACTGTCAATCAAGTCTTCT is a window encoding:
- a CDS encoding RNA polymerase sigma factor — translated: MAGLKEHDLKYNWKSFIASKDKDDFYTIYSYYHHYLSYIGYKRYFSADVVKDSINDIFLYLWENKSSLEKVSDFHSYIITCFLRKLYGKRLISPNELYTIQDVQDERLSPSLEEGYIQNGVGGAVKQIVKDHIGQLAVKQRRMVYQKYYLGLSYKEIAMRNKVSIHTVYNVLYKAVDKIKSAITKEQEVYLLLSREQ
- a CDS encoding glycosyl hydrolase family 95 catalytic domain-containing protein, which codes for MKKNFLFFAGLLLTIIQTSAQQNNHKLIYNKPATQFEEALPLGNGRLGVMVYGGVQSERFSLNEATLWAGGPVNPDMNPQAKTYLKPVREALFSENYKKADSLVHFMQGKFSESYAPLGNLFFDFKQQGQPTQYKRELDIQNAMSKVSYTLNGTAYTRETFISHPAQLVVVRFTASGKDKLDFTCRLNSLLHHKVSSNGKVLSMNGHSPIHASPSYYKNEVIWDDVNAMRFTAQVKVLKTDGKFNAKDSTLHISGAREAVIVLSMATSYNGFDVNPGTHGKNELKIAAGYLQKAAPYAKLLKKHTQDFRKYYDRVQLTLGDEDRAEFNTTDRLNAFAAGKNDNALVALYYQYSRYLLISSSRPGGLPANLQGIWNEKVQPPWSSNYTTNINAEMNYWGVETANLPELHQPLLDFIGRLAKNGVVTARNYYGAGGWVLHHNSDIWAMTNPVGDFGKGSPAWANWPMGGNWMATHLWEHYAFTQDAAYLKEQAYPLMKGAVQFCLDFLVADKKGHLLTAPSTSPENNYITPSGYVGALLYGGTADLAIIRELFNDYVKASELLNADPDVRNQVKTALKKMLPYQIGKAGNLQEWYYDWKDEDPHHRHVSHLFGAYPGYSITSSANPELSDAVRKSLTIRTNEGTGWAITWRINLWARMQNGERAYDALKKLLRFVGNGAEVKMNGGGTYANLFCAHPPFQIDGNFGGGAGIAEMLLQSHQGYIELLPAVPVEWKMGQVKGLIARGGYRIDMQWENGKLISAQLKAKKTGDCKIKYRDKTISLSVAAGNAYSLEELL